Proteins co-encoded in one Balearica regulorum gibbericeps isolate bBalReg1 chromosome 24, bBalReg1.pri, whole genome shotgun sequence genomic window:
- the PSME3 gene encoding proteasome activator complex subunit 3, whose amino-acid sequence MASLLKVDPEVKLKVDSFRERITSEAEDLVANFFPKKLLELDGFLKEPILNIHDLTQIHSDMNLPVPDPILLTNSHDGLDGPNMKKRKLEDREETFQGTKVFVMPNGMLKSNQQLVDIIEKVKPEIRLLIEKCNTVKMWVQLLIPRIEDGNNFGVSIQEETVAELRTVESEAASYLDQISRYYITRAKLVSKIAKYPHVEDYRRTVTEIDEKEYISLRLIISELRNQYVTLHDMILKNIEKIKRPRSSNAETLY is encoded by the exons atggccTCGCTGCTCAAGGTGGACCCGGAGGTGAAGCTCAAG GTTGACTCCTTCAGGGAGCGGATCACGAGCGAG gCTGAAGACCTGGTGGCAAACTTTTTCCCAAAGAAGCTGTTAGAACTCGATGGGTTCCTTAAG gagCCTATCCTGAATATTCATGATCTCACTCAGATCCATTCAGACATGAACCTCCCAGTGCCTGACCCAATTCTTCTCACGAACAGCCACGATGGACTGGACGGG cCAAATATGAAAAAGAGGAAGCTGGAAGACCGCGAAGAGACCTTTCAGG GTACCAAAGTGTTCGTGATGCCCAACGGGATGCTGAAGAGCAACCAGCAGCTGGTGGACATCATTGAGAAAGTGAAACCAGAAATCAGGCTGCTTATTGAGAAGTGTAATACG GTCAAAATGTGGGTGCAGCTTCTCATCCCCAGGATAGAAGATGGAAACAACTTTGGCGTTTCTATTCAG GAGGAAACAGTTGCTGAGCTTCGAACTGTGGAGAGTGAGGCAGCATCCTACCTGGACCAGATTTCTAG ATATTATATCACAAGAGCAAAGTTGGTTTCCAAAATAGCTAAGTACCCTCATGTG GAGGACTACCGCCGCACAGTGACAGAGATCGATGAGAAGGAGTACATTAGTCTGCGCCTGATCATTTCAGAGCTGAGGAATCAATAC GTCACTTTGCATGACATGATCCTTAAAAACATTGAGAAGATCAAGAGGCCTCGGAGCAGCAATGCTGAGACCCTCTATTAA
- the BECN1 gene encoding beclin-1, with product MEGSRPPACTTQVSFVCQRCSQPLKLDTSFKILDRLTIQELTAPLLTAAPARPGDAHEEDSALTEEAFAEHRQDGVSRRFIPPARMMSTESANSFTLIGEASDGGTMENLSRRLKVTGDLFDIMSGQTDVDHPLCEECTDTLLDQLDTQLNITENECQNYKRCLEILEQMNEDDKEKLQTELKELALEEEQLIQELEDVEKNRKIVAEDFERVRAEAERLEQEEAQYQKEYCEFKRQQLELDDELESVDNQMRYAQTQLDDLKKINVFNATFHIWHSGQFGTINNFRLGRLPSVPVEWNEINAAWGQTVLLLHALANKMGLKFQRYRLVPYGNHSYLESLTDKSKELPLYCSGGLRFFWDNKFDHAMVAFLDCVQQFKEEVEKGETRFCLPYRMDVEKGKIEDTGGNGGSYSIKTQFNSEEQWTKALKFMLTNLKWGLAWVSSQFYNK from the exons ATGGAGGGGAGCCGGCCGCCCGCCTGCACCACGCAGGTCAGCTTCGTCTGCCAGCGCTGCAGCCAGCCGCTGAAGCTCGACACCTCCTTCAAGATCCTCGACCGTCTCACCATCCAGGAGCTCACCG CCCCGCTGCTGACCGCcgcccctgcccggcccgggGACGCGCACGAAGAGGACAGCGCCCTGACGGAG GAAGCCTTCGCGGAGCACCGGCAGGATGGAGTGTCCAGGAGGTTCATCCCACCGGCCAG AATGATGTCAACAGAAAGCGCCAACAGTTTCACGCTGATCGGAGAGGCGTCAGATGGCGGCACGATGGAAAACCTCAGCCGGAGACTGAAG GTCACCGGCGACCTCTTTGACATTATGTCTGGGCAGACCGACGTGGACCACCCTCTGTGCGAGGAATGCACGGACACGCTGCTAGACCAACTAGACACGCAGCTCAACATCACGGAGAACGAGTGTCAGAACTACAA GAGGTGTCTGGAGATCCTGGAGCAAATGAACGAGGATGATAAGGAGAAACTGCAGACAGAACTGAAAGAACTTGCGCTGGAGGAAGAGCAACTGATTCAGGAGCTAGAGGACGTCGAGAAGAACCGCAAGATTGTGGCTGAAGACTTCGAGAGAGtcagggcagaggcagagcgGCTGGAGCAGGAAGAAGCTCA GTACCAGAAAGAATACTGTGAATTCAAGAGGCAACAGCTGGAGCTAGATGATGAGCTGGAAAGTGTGGACAACCAAATGCGCTACGCCCAAACGCAGTTGgatgatttaaagaaaatcaatgtGTTCAATGCAACCTTTCACATCTG GCACAGCGGTCAGTTTGGCACAATAAATAACTTCAGACTTGGCCGTCTCCCCAGTGTTCCCGTGGAATGGAATGAGATCAACGCTGCCTGGGGGCAGACTGTGCTGCTGCTACACGCCCTTGCTAACAAAATGGGCCTGAAGTTTCAAAG ATACCGTCTCGTACCGTACGGCAACCACTCGTACTTGGAGTCCCTCACGGACAAATCGAAG gagctccCCTTGTACTGCTCTGGAGGCCTAAGGTTCTTCTGGGACAACAAGTTTGATCATGCAATGGTGGCTTTCCTGGACTGCGTGCAGCAGTTTAAAGAGGAAGTGGAAAAAGGCGAAACTCGGTTTTGTTTGCCTTACAG GATGGACGTGGAGAAAGGGAAGATTGAAGACACAGGTGGCAACGGTGGCTCTTACTCTATTAAGACACAATTTAACTCTGAGGAGCAATGGACAAAAGCACTAAAGTTCATGTTAACTAACCTGAAGTGGGGTCTTGCCTGGGTCTCATCCCAATTCTACAACAAGTGA